One genomic window of Caballeronia sp. SBC1 includes the following:
- a CDS encoding glycine zipper domain-containing protein → MKRLRLACAATPLCLIALALTGCAVIPPTGPTVVALPPAGEPLSKFQHEDYACRDYAFRSDNASQPSAVAGNDGLRSGAIGTVGGAAAGALLGAAAGDAGVGAAIGAGAGLLFGGAVGANGAQATSASLQARYDAAYSQCMASKGNQITHPAVYSTAPVYAPPPVLAPAPIVYGYPQPVGYW, encoded by the coding sequence ATGAAACGTTTAAGACTCGCGTGCGCGGCAACACCTCTATGCCTGATCGCCCTCGCCTTGACCGGGTGCGCCGTCATTCCCCCCACCGGCCCGACCGTGGTCGCGTTGCCGCCGGCAGGAGAGCCGCTGAGCAAATTCCAGCACGAAGACTACGCGTGCAGGGACTATGCATTCCGCTCTGACAATGCCTCGCAACCATCGGCGGTGGCGGGCAACGACGGTCTGCGCAGCGGGGCGATCGGCACCGTAGGCGGCGCGGCAGCGGGCGCACTTCTCGGCGCAGCAGCAGGCGATGCCGGTGTCGGCGCGGCGATCGGCGCTGGCGCTGGCTTGCTGTTCGGCGGCGCCGTGGGCGCCAACGGCGCTCAGGCCACCTCGGCCAGTCTCCAAGCCCGCTACGACGCCGCTTATTCGCAATGCATGGCGTCCAAGGGAAATCAAATCACTCACCCGGCCGTCTATTCGACCGCGCCAGTGTACGCACCGCCGCCTGTCCTTGCGCCTGCGCCCATCGTCTATGGCTATCCGCAACCTGTGGGCTACTGGTAA
- a CDS encoding TerB family tellurite resistance protein — protein sequence MRHYHCNSPEAAGRILAACLLSDGHLGLTELEALDRCGMEERLSLNRSRLLSIVQTLYEDLTRCGYLSWSDVCQVDPAALAWLAADVRDLQLRSDIIDLCNEAVMADRSFCDREANFLRLLRDAWQLPAQ from the coding sequence ATGCGTCACTATCATTGCAACAGTCCCGAGGCAGCGGGCCGTATCCTGGCGGCGTGTCTGCTTTCCGACGGACACCTTGGGCTCACGGAACTTGAGGCGCTCGATCGCTGCGGCATGGAAGAGCGGCTGTCGTTGAATCGAAGCCGTTTGCTCTCCATCGTGCAAACGCTGTACGAAGACCTGACGCGCTGCGGGTACTTGAGCTGGAGCGACGTGTGTCAGGTCGATCCCGCGGCACTCGCGTGGCTGGCGGCTGACGTGCGCGACCTGCAGCTCCGTAGCGACATCATTGATCTGTGCAACGAAGCCGTCATGGCGGACCGTAGCTTCTGCGATCGGGAAGCCAACTTCCTGAGACTGCTGCGCGACGCGTGGCAACTTCCGGCGCAATGA
- a CDS encoding universal stress protein, with protein MCWTTIRVPPKPAWSRCRDRRSRWAERFASAADASGADLILLGARKSGWLRWLSADVASEVRRHTNTPIQTVSGKVIGGSTRRAATRWAEAPAADAR; from the coding sequence ATGTGCTGGACCACCATTCGCGTCCCGCCGAAACCAGCATGGTCACGCTGCCGCGATCGGCGGTCTCGGTGGGCCGAGCGATTTGCCTCTGCCGCCGACGCGTCGGGTGCCGACCTGATTCTTCTCGGCGCGAGGAAATCGGGCTGGTTGCGCTGGCTGAGCGCGGACGTTGCCTCGGAGGTTCGGCGCCATACGAACACGCCGATTCAGACCGTCTCCGGCAAAGTCATCGGCGGCTCAACGCGTCGTGCCGCTACACGCTGGGCCGAGGCGCCGGCCGCTGACGCCCGATAA
- a CDS encoding ABC-F family ATP-binding cassette domain-containing protein, with protein sequence MISVRNVTLRRGVNVVLDGASVTFTPGEKIGLVGRNGAGKSSFFGLLNGTLHEDGGEFSIPAAWKMGQVAQEMPETEQSATDFVIEGDTVMLAAQAEVAAAEASDDGMRMAHAYMALHDAGAHDAPARAQALILGLGFSAAQLSQPVNSFSGGWRMRLQLARALMCPSDLLLLDEPTNHLDLDALVWLEAWLKRYQGTMVVISHDREFLDAVTQVTVHVDNAKLVRYGGNYSKFEDMRAEQMLLQQASMAKQADKIAHLQKFIDRFKATASKAKQAQSRVKALERMEKIAPVLADAEFTFEFKEPLNVPNPLLSMLDASFGYPAPADAPPGTPPTVIVRGINRSVLAGQRIGILGANGQGKSTLVKTVAHELAPIAGEISEGKGLNIGYFAQQELDVLRPLDTPMEHMIRLAKNTPPNMRAPGQSGTEQSLRTFLGTFSFSGDMVHQAVGTMSGGEKARLVLCMIVWQRPNLLLLDEPTNHLDLATREALGMALNEFEGTVLLVSHDRSLLRAVCDEFWLVTKGGVEPFDGDLDDYQQFLRDEARRMREEAAGEKAIA encoded by the coding sequence ATGATTTCCGTCCGTAATGTCACGCTGCGCCGCGGCGTCAATGTCGTACTCGACGGCGCGTCCGTCACCTTCACCCCCGGCGAAAAGATTGGCCTTGTCGGCCGCAATGGCGCCGGCAAGTCGTCCTTCTTCGGCCTTCTCAACGGCACGCTGCACGAAGATGGCGGCGAGTTCTCGATTCCCGCTGCATGGAAGATGGGCCAGGTCGCGCAGGAGATGCCGGAGACCGAGCAGAGTGCGACCGACTTCGTAATCGAGGGTGACACCGTCATGCTGGCCGCGCAGGCTGAAGTAGCCGCCGCTGAGGCCAGCGACGATGGCATGCGCATGGCGCACGCCTACATGGCCCTGCACGACGCCGGTGCACATGATGCCCCCGCACGTGCCCAAGCGCTGATCCTGGGCCTTGGCTTCAGTGCTGCGCAGCTCAGCCAGCCGGTCAACAGTTTCTCCGGTGGCTGGCGCATGCGACTGCAGCTGGCGCGTGCGCTCATGTGCCCGTCCGACCTGCTGTTGCTCGACGAACCGACCAATCACCTGGACCTCGACGCGCTGGTCTGGCTGGAGGCGTGGCTCAAGCGCTATCAAGGAACCATGGTAGTGATCAGCCACGATCGCGAATTCCTCGACGCGGTGACGCAGGTGACGGTGCACGTCGACAACGCCAAGCTCGTGCGTTATGGCGGCAACTACAGCAAGTTCGAAGACATGCGCGCTGAGCAGATGCTGTTGCAGCAGGCCTCGATGGCCAAGCAGGCGGACAAGATCGCCCACCTGCAGAAATTCATCGACCGTTTCAAGGCCACGGCCTCGAAGGCGAAGCAGGCGCAGAGCCGGGTCAAGGCGCTCGAACGCATGGAGAAGATCGCACCCGTGCTTGCCGACGCAGAGTTCACCTTCGAGTTCAAGGAGCCGCTCAACGTCCCGAACCCGCTGTTGTCGATGCTGGACGCGAGCTTCGGCTACCCGGCACCGGCCGACGCACCGCCGGGCACGCCGCCGACGGTCATCGTGCGGGGCATCAACCGATCCGTGCTGGCCGGGCAGCGCATCGGCATTCTCGGTGCCAACGGCCAAGGCAAGTCCACGCTGGTGAAGACAGTGGCGCACGAGCTGGCGCCGATTGCCGGCGAAATCAGCGAAGGCAAAGGCCTGAACATCGGCTACTTCGCACAGCAGGAACTCGACGTGCTGCGTCCTCTCGACACGCCGATGGAACACATGATCCGCCTTGCCAAGAACACGCCGCCGAACATGCGTGCCCCCGGTCAGAGTGGCACCGAACAATCGCTTCGCACCTTCCTTGGCACCTTCAGTTTCAGTGGTGACATGGTCCATCAGGCGGTCGGCACGATGAGCGGCGGCGAAAAGGCGCGGCTCGTGTTGTGCATGATCGTGTGGCAGCGTCCCAACCTGCTGCTGCTCGACGAGCCTACCAACCACCTCGACCTGGCTACACGCGAAGCGCTAGGCATGGCACTCAACGAATTCGAAGGCACAGTGTTGCTGGTCAGTCACGACCGGTCCCTGCTGCGCGCGGTATGTGACGAGTTCTGGCTCGTCACCAAGGGTGGCGTCGAGCCCTTCGACGGCGATCTGGACGATTACCAGCAGTTCCTGCGCGACGAAGCCCGTCGCATGCGCGAGGAGGCTGCCGGGGAGAAGGCCATCGCTTGA
- a CDS encoding DUF3563 family protein: MFVKFSKTLSEFLVTTEDQERESYLASSVDFADLEHRIHAFEMNHQPITLYSNGAPRDWHV, from the coding sequence ATGTTCGTAAAATTTTCCAAAACGCTGAGTGAGTTTTTAGTCACTACCGAAGACCAGGAACGCGAGTCCTATCTGGCGTCGTCAGTCGACTTCGCCGATCTCGAACACCGCATACACGCCTTCGAAATGAATCACCAGCCGATCACCCTGTATTCGAATGGCGCGCCGCGTGACTGGCACGTTTGA
- a CDS encoding Mut7-C RNAse domain-containing protein yields the protein MVTATFRFYEELNDFLPPALRQREFERACARAATVKHMIEALGVPHTEVELILINGESSGFDQILREGDRIAVYPIFEAFDVTPLLRLRDHPLRVTRFVADVHLGGLARLLRTTGFDTLFDTEFDDSAIVTIASCDHRIVLTRDCDLLKRREITHGCFVHARKSALQLREVFERLDLARSARPFTLCIHCNAPLRRVDKSLVQQRVPAPVFDRYKRFSNCEVCGRIFWEGQHQQRMLALLDGLIAR from the coding sequence ATGGTGACCGCAACTTTCCGCTTCTACGAAGAGCTGAACGACTTCCTTCCGCCTGCATTGCGCCAACGGGAGTTCGAACGAGCCTGTGCGCGCGCCGCGACGGTCAAGCACATGATAGAGGCGCTCGGCGTCCCGCATACCGAGGTTGAGCTGATTCTCATCAATGGGGAATCGTCCGGCTTCGATCAGATCCTGCGCGAAGGGGATCGCATCGCCGTCTATCCGATCTTCGAGGCGTTCGACGTCACGCCCCTGCTGCGCCTGCGCGACCATCCGCTGCGGGTGACGCGCTTTGTCGCGGACGTGCATCTCGGCGGGCTCGCGCGCCTGCTGCGCACGACCGGCTTCGATACGCTATTCGACACCGAGTTCGACGACAGCGCGATCGTAACCATCGCCTCCTGCGATCACCGCATCGTACTCACGCGCGATTGCGACCTGCTCAAGCGTCGCGAGATCACGCACGGCTGTTTTGTGCACGCTCGCAAGTCAGCGCTGCAACTCCGCGAGGTCTTCGAGCGGCTCGACCTCGCGCGCAGTGCGCGACCCTTCACGCTATGCATACACTGCAACGCGCCGCTGCGTCGCGTTGACAAATCACTCGTGCAGCAACGCGTGCCAGCGCCAGTCTTCGACCGCTACAAGCGATTCTCCAACTGTGAGGTCTGCGGACGTATCTTCTGGGAAGGCCAGCATCAACAGCGCATGCTTGCTTTACTCGACGGCCTCATCGCCCGCTGA